From Salarias fasciatus chromosome 8, fSalaFa1.1, whole genome shotgun sequence:
CCTGGATGGACTCTTGCAATGGGAGATGTACAATATAAAACTACcctttttaatgaaacactgcACTGTAGTATTGAGCACAATGGATTGCAACTGGCTGTTTATTActgagctgaggaggagagagtgtttGCAGTAGTGATTAAGTTGagagcactctcacctcacattGAGGAGATCCCTGGATTAAGTCTGGGgttttctctctggttctcttcccacaacacaaaaatgtacatttgaGGTTGGAACTGGTGGCCATAAATTGCCTGTCGGTGGGAGTGTGattgagtgttttattttcatatatCTGTAGCAAAATGTATGgtcttaaaaatatatatatgaacaAGTAGATGCATCACAATATAATGAAATGCGCATAGTAAATATTGCCatcatttgtattttctttaaagGCGTCCTCCATCATTGCAGTATCCCCatacacatttttcaaatgtcTTTAAGAATgtttgtgttcctttttgttACATCTTAGGAGCCCTAAGGCTGTGGGAATGCTTTCCTCTAAAAGATTTACTTATATCGCCCCGTCGAGCTGATTATCCTCTCAGCCATTGAGCTTTGAAAGACAGTTAGGGCCTTGTGAGCACTGAAATAATCAATTATTGTCCTGTGAACACCGCCAGACACTGTAACTCTCAAagtagggatttttttttttcctctcttgccATAACCGAAGGTCTTTGCCTCCGGCCCTGAGTCATGTTGTTCCACACATGTGATGAACTGAGATGGAATTATGTTCTTTTCTTCTCGCACACTGAGCTGATGTTTACTGAAATGTggtttttaatgcatttacGAGCTCCGACCCAAGCAGATCAGCCCCGCGTCTTCGCCCTCCATCATCCTCCGCTGAGTGTTGTTTTCAAGACAAACGCTGAAATTCCCCCTCCTGCCTCCCTGGGACACCGGCGTCCACATGGGGGAGCCTGTGTTTGATGCTCCGCTCAttaatggagggagggaggagttaagatggacagaaggagtATGGGAGAGGGGGCGGGTGGCAGGGGGGGGGCATGGGAGCTCAAGGGtttccccctcacacacacacgcgcacacacacacacaccctaacaCATTTGTCCTGATAGTCATTTAGCTGAAGGACTgcttccctcctctgctctcgcTGGGATAAATGCCTGAGGATTAGGGTGGCAGGGAGGCTGGACTCGAGGACCCGTGGATTGGGATTGAGGATTGTGAAAATCGGTCAAggcttctttattttctctctgtgggAAACTTAAGACTGGACATCAAGAAATGGAGTAAATTCACTGCGTCTGAGGCAGACCTGTGGGTTCCGGAGCTGCAGCGCCGTTGGTGTGAGAACGAAACACTGACTCAATTTTCGGGGCCGCGCTGGTTCTACAGAGACGGGAACTTTCTCTGGTATGAATCTCAGGACTGTGACGAAAAATGTGTAGGTGTATCGCGCGTCATAACTTGTACATTAGGACTTTTTGTCgcagtgtgtgtatgcatgcgtGTTTTCACATCTTCCTTTGAAACCTCATGAGGGCCAGAAAGTAGAACATGCGGCAACTGCAGGTGGATTTATGTGGTTTTGGTTTGTTCTTTGCATTCATCAGCGCATCCTCAGAAGGAGGTTGAGTTGCACAACTTCAAAAGTGACAATGGAAGTAGTGGTATGAAGAGGAAACTTTGGGCCCGGGCATGATGCTGATTGTCAGCAGCAGCGTTGCTGTGAGGAGGTTTCCCATTACTCAGTAACACAAATGACCTGGAGACTATGTGGAACAGCTGCTTTAAGGGAAGCCTGTTGTTATTTATGTCAGAATAtgtgtgtttctggtgtgtttgACATAAGCATGAGATATTCAGTAAGTGTTAATAACATTCCCCTTATTTCCTctcacctgcagagagaggaagtggCTTTGGTGCCAGTTTTGCTGCTCACAATGCGGCGTTATTCTTGTCTTCTGGTTCATAATAATAGAAGCTCCGGCCTACTTAAACCTCTCTCTGGGCGAGGGTGTGTGTAACACCTCTCTCTGGGTGTCTGCACTCTTTAAATTCTCAGCTTTAAATTCTCCCACCTTAAAGGACACAAGCTGCCAcagaaacgaaaacacaaaaacggcGCATTTTCACTTGACTCGTCGTGTAAACACAGGATTCATAACTCTGCCGTGATGGTGAAGAGAAATGACCGGCGTCCCCGAATCCCCCTGCTGGACTCCTCTAAtgagactgaaaaacagcagcagcacagctggaCTGTGTCCTTTCAGTCTGCTTCTTACTCAGTATAATTTTCcatctttcttcctcttttttttttttttttttttttttcaccagtcagagcaagaaaaaaaaattacagagcAGAAGTTTGTTTATGTGGCGGTCAAAAGAGGAAATGCATTTTTAAGTGAGAGGGCAGCGGGTGTGATGCAGTCTGAAAACACGCTGTGCAGATATGCTGCAGACGCAAACGATTCTGCGCTGTAGgagtttttcccttttcttaGTAAAGTTTTCTCAAGTAAAAACCACGCGTCAGTTAACGCCTGATGAGCGTTTTCCGCCCTTACCCACCTTATCACTCCTCTACAGGCCGTCTGCGAGTGTGTGAATTTCTCTTCTATCAGAGGACACGCACGCTGGCCTTGTACAGCTGAAGAGGGCTGCTCAGACAATTGATAAGTAATCTGATATGATTTGTTAACATTTCCCTCCAGTAAATGCTGCTGCAGTACGAAGCACTTTGTGCTGTGCAGTATTTCGAGAAGTGATCATCTTACGGCCCAGCAACGCTTCTCCCAactctgcatttgacttttctGAATCCTTTACCCACAACGAGGGTTCATACATCCCTTCATACATCTGTTTGAGACAAAAGCTTTGATTTCCTCCTCCACTTTGGGTCTGGATGCCGGGGGAGTAATTTGATGGATTAAAGATTGTGTTGCCATAGTGACCCGCAGCAGAGGGACTCTCAAGTCTCTCTGCTTCATttttgtgtgcgtctgtgtgtgtgtgtgtgtgcacgtccaGTGTTTGTGTTGCCCGAGCAGTTGATGCTTTACGATGTGACGATCTGACCCCACAGTGCCCGATGACCTCAGCCCGGAGGAGCGACAGGAGCTGGAGAGCATCCGCCGCAGAaaacaggagctgctgctggacatacaagtaagaacacacacattaaacacaaCGCCGGCGGTCAGCGAAGGCCTGCCCGGCCATGAATAAACAAAGATGGCCGCCGAAGATGTGTGTTTCTCAATGTGTGCTTGCTCGTACGATCTTCCACTTTACTTctgtttcatcttgttttcGCTCCTCTGGAGGACAGAATCCACTCTGAAGGGGAGGCTTTTCTGTCCTCGCTGTGAACCGTGTGGTCGTCTGGACTCCCCggcattactttttttttttttcttttttttttcatcccaaCTTGTTTGGATTAtttcagaccagagaccagcaagAATTTGCTTTGATCAGTCTCTTCATTGTTTCACCACCATGTGTTTCTTTCGTCTGTGTCCTTGAGAAGATTTGGACCTTCATGTctagacgtgtgtgtgtgtgtgtgtgtgtgtgtgtgtgcaggcaaaTAACCACCGGAGCGTTACTGTACACGCGCGAGACAGATGATCCCCTTTGTGTGGGTCGTGCACTCTGTTATATATGTGCGAGAGGCTTTTAGCTCTCTCGGTCTGGATGCCTGGAGGGGACAGGTTAACCCCCAGTtcagccccccgccccccagtACCCCCTTAAATAAATTAACGAGGCTGTCTGTGTCAGCTCTTTATTTGGATAACTTTGTTTGGTGGGACATCTGACCCTGTGAAGCATCGGATGAACGTCTAACCTCATTTAAAGCAACTGAGATATTAGATTTTTGTGTAATTGATGtaataaaaatgtagaaatataTTCAAATGAGCGACTGGATCACAGTTTCTGTTCTTAATTAGCTGTTTTTCAGGCCTATTCTCCACAACAGTCGAACAAAAAGCTCCAAGCACAACAGTTCTTGACACTGTTGTTTAGCTAAAGCATATTTACTGTTTGAATTTAAGATCCAGCCGATGTAAAGCACCGATGCTTGTGTTTACATGACCTGGAGTTATTCACGTTTAACAGACTCGCGCTCAAATTTCTGTGAATATTTACTTTCACAAATATTTACTAAGAACTTCTGCTCCACTGCTACAGGCTGACCTGTCAGGGAAAATGACTattgttatattatttatttacttttttagagaaaaaaatgaatttaaatgtgGAAAAGCTATTTATTTGGGTGAGTTTGAGTTTCTCTATTAATGAGTGAGAGTTTGCAAAGCTTTCACTTTCTATTTTATTGTATCTGGTCTGCTTATTAAAAGTAACTTTAAGGGAAGATAAATTTGACTCCTCACCTCTGCAGGAAAAGTCATTTATCATCACAGAGAGCAGAGGTTGTTTCCCTCCCTGTGTTTACGGCAATATCTCAGTATTTCACCTGCATTTGTCATATTGAAAGTAGGAGTTTAGTAGTCGATTTTGACGTCTTCATCAACGAGCTGAGCGAAGTGTTTTCTGGGTTTGAACCCTGTCCGGCGTGTGTGAGGCGGACGCCGACGACACAAAGGAACACGGGGCCTCCAGGCAGCGCCGCCGCGACCACTGATTGATGGAGTTTATTACCGAGGTCGACTCACTCACCGTTTCTCCCCCTCTAAGCCCGGCCCCGTCCTGCCCCCCGGGGGCTGTTGGGTAATGAGCCGTGAAATATTTCCAGTAATGGAGACAGAGGACGCGCTCGGTTTTATGGCGGGGTTGTAACCATGGAAACATACACGGAGGAATCTTATTTACCTCAGTGTGAAGGTAGAGCTGAATTGGGCTGTAATCTGAGGCGTCCTCTGTAATTGTCTTAGAGCGGGATCTTTTCTGCTGGGCTCAGGGTttctctgggggggggggggggggggggggggggtcgctgcCCAATAAATCTGGGTCAGCAGGGCGGGGGGGAGAGGGTGCAGCGGCGGGTTCCGACCTCGGAACAGGTGCTGCAGATCCCAGAGAGGATTTCCTGCAGGGGACGGCTGTTGGCTGTAGCTCCTTGCAGGGAGAGCGAGTCACGCTGCTCCTCCGGGGCTTCAGCGGGTCATCCTGTGGTGAGAAGGGTTTATCTGGAAGGTGGTGGTGGTCAGCGAGGAGCAGCTGACTCATCTCAGAGATATCAAAGCCTTTCCGGAGGGCTGGGTGAAAGGTCACATATCACACCAGTGTCACATGCAgactttttgtttgctgtttatTTCCAGCTTCTGCGCTCCAAGgtaatgatttgtttttcctctcatttccgCGTTCATCCCTTGTCTCAGCGGCTGAAGGATGAGATAGCAGAGGTGACCAGTGAGATTGAAAGCCTGGGCCTGACTGAAGAGAGGTGAGGTTATCTCCCAAGATGCAGCGACGCTGAACTCAGCCCTTTTTTTAGTGCAGCTGCATTCAGAGAAATGCTAAAACGAATgtcttttgttgattttgttttggtatatttgtgttttttctatATTAATTGTCCAGGAAAAGCATGCAGAGGAATAAACAGATGGCCATGGGCCGGAAAAAGTTCAACATGGATCCCACAAAGGTAAAAAACTGTGTTCTTCACTCAAGTCGCCTGcaaaagcagcaggaaaatCTGAGTTTTAGAGGAAAGACTGTTCCTagcatgattatttttttaacaattagACACGTTAGAGTGACGCTCGGTGTTTGCTCATTTTGTCCATCAGGGGATTCGCTTCCTGATAGACAGCTCCCTGCTAAAAAACACCAGCGACGACATCGCCCAGTTTCTCTACAAGGGAGAGGGGCTCAATAAGACGGCCATCGGAGACTACCTGGGGGAGCGGTAAGGAAAACGCGCCATGTGGAGAAACAGCTTCACCTCGCGTTTTCTAAAACTGCTCTGGTCTTTCACCGAAAATGAGCAGAATTCACATCTCTgtcctgtttttccttctgtttacTGCCCCGTGGATGTTCctgtgtgggtttgtgtgtgtgtgtgggatgctGTGCGTCGTGCAGAGACGACTTCAACATCGAGGTCCTGCACGCCTTCCTGGAGCTGCACGAGTTCACAGACCTGAACCTGGTCCAGGCGCTCAGGCAGTTCCTGTGGAGCTTCAGGCTGCCCGGCGAGGCCCAGAAGATCGACCGCATGATGGAGGCGTTCGCCCAGCGCTACTGCCACTGCAACCCCGGGGTCTTCCAGAGCACAGGTGGACGAGGGCGACAACctgctgcttttcaaagtttcacatATTAGAAAGCATAAATAGCAAGAATTGGGTTATTTTAGCACTGTTTTCCTGATCCGTTCCCCTGTGCTCAATGTGTTTGCCCCCGTTCTGTTTCCAGACACCTGTTACGTGCTGTCATTCGCCGTGATCATGCTGAACACCAGCCTACACAACCCCAACGTGAAGGACAAGCCGTCCGTTCAGAGATTCACGGCGATGAACCGAGGAATCAACGACGGCGGAGACCTGCCGGAGGACCTGCTCAGGGTGAGAGGCCTTCACCTCCTCaagccacagaaacacactgaaaccagaTCAACTGAGACGTTAAACTGCGACCCCTGCAGAACCTGTACGACAGCATCAAGAACGAACCCTTTAAGATCCCAGAGGACGACGGGAacgacctcacacacaccttcttcAACCCCGACAGGGAAGGCTGGCTGCTCAAACTCGGTACGTGAACTGGCAGGATGTGAAGCAGACAGCAGGGACCGGCGGCTCcgcagccacttcctgttccccgGGCGCCGAGATCCACCAGACAGTTATCAGAAATCAAGGAGGAACGTCTTGTACTCAAATCTCAACAAGATGCTGTAATTACTTTATGATTAAATAGTTTTCAGGGTGATTTAATAAATTTAACCTAGAAATGTAGCTGCTTTTTTTAGTTACTAAAATAAATTCTGTTAGTATAACAGATTGTTCAAGATTTGCTCCTCCAGTAGTGAGAACAAGATAAAAATGATCCTCACAATGATCAGTGAGTTTTCCCAGACCGCCCTCTGGTGGGTGGGGTGTGTAATAACACCCTCAACATGACAAAAGCTGCAGTTTCTTCACTGACTGAACAGAAGGACTTGTTCTGCTGTTGACTTtccgtttgtttttgtgtttcatgGTTTTGACTCCAGGAGGTATGTACACCTAAActccccactttttttttatgcactgCTGCTTCTAAGctgctccccctccccccaatcaccccccctccccccaatcccccccccccactttacCTCTGAGCTGCCTCTGGCTGTGTCCATTGAAAAAGCCCCGTCATTCATTTTATATCTGAATTCACCTTCTGCTGTTCGCCGCTGCGTCCcgatgtgaaaataaacattacgGTTTCACATCTGCTTCTAACCGCTGGCCACTGACCCGTGTTTTAACCTCAGCTTCTGCGGTCAGGTCGATTTAACCCGCTGATATCTGTGTCGCCGTCGCGCTTCGGAGTGTGCCGCTTTCCCCCCCCCAAGTCCAGCTGGGAGTCTTCACCCTGCGATCTGTCCTCAGGCGGGCGGGTGAAGACCTGGAAGCGGCGCTGGTTCATCCTCACCGACAACTGCCTCTACTACTTCGAGTACACCACTGTGAGGCCGCACGTCCACAAGACCTGAACGCCGCCCGGGGAAGTTATACTTAGAGGTCTGACTCTGTAATTTATCTGTTTACAAGGACAAGGAGCCCAGAGGGATTATTCCACTGGAAAATCTGAGCATCCGAGAAGTGGAGGACTCCAAGAAGCCGGTGAGCGTTCTCTCCCCTCAGACCACATGAAGGCTTCTGCATGTTTGGTTTTAtcagagaagaaaagaacaaacagtcaGGATTTCTGTGTAGTGAGCAGAGATTAAATACACAAGGCTCATTTCTTCTTTAAGCTGAATGTTCCAAACCCTCCATCAGGTTGAAACTGCAGAACAACAGATCAGATGAGCCATTATTGAAGTCGGCAGACTTCACAGAGCGCCGCCCCACTGTAGGTTTTAGTCACACGAGAGAGGAGTTGAGTTTTACTGGAGCTTTTTAAAACCCTGAGAAAAGACTGCTGGGTATTTCCAAAGCGTGCAGTGAAATCGCTGGCACAGCCCGGAGCAACCTCAGCGACCTTCATAGAATGAGGTCAGTGCATAAATCCGCACTGATCCTCAGATTCTGTTCAACCGCCCCAACTTTCAGAAGCGTCTACTGGCAGTAGATACCTCAGATACCTGATGTAGaagaaaaataccaaaaaaaaaaaaaaaaaaaaatccctttttaaCTAAACTAACTCTTTTTAGCTAATTTATGTGTCTTCTCATGTACTTAGTTATCACAGACAAGATCCACCAAAACTAACACAAGCTCTTCAGTACCATTAAAATACAAGCTCATATGAACACATTTGTCCATAATCGTAAAATAAATCCAGGATGAGCCACATTTTGCTTCAGTACAAACTGACCTTCAGTGAGTCACTCTGgagaagttttgtgtttcctcctggagatggaaaaatgagcctgAAGATCAGTTTTACTACAGGCTGACAAAACCGGATCCAGGCTCGCCAGTGCCATCCACTGGACTGAAGCGTCATTACATTTGATACTTATTCAGTAATGATTTGATGTGGCAGTCTGTTCACCCTGCTCATTTACTTTAACCTGAAACGTGTCTTAATGAGTGTTTGTAGAGCCTGAACCTCCCGACTCGTCTCCCGTCTCCCAGAACTGCTTCGAGCTCTTCATCCCCAACCACAAAGATCAGGTGATCAAAGCCTGCAAGACGGAGGCGGACGGCCGCGTGGTGGAGGGGAACCACACCTTCTACCGGATCTCCGCCCCCACCGCCGAGGAGAAGGACGAGTGGATCAACAGCATCAAGTGAGTGGCGGCCGTGCCCTCCGATTCACACGCTCGAGCTGGAATCtcacctccgtctcctccgtctgcagAGCGGCCATCAGCAAAGATCCCTTCTATGAGATGCTGGCGGCCCGGAAGAAGAAGGTGTCGTCCATGAAGGGACTGTAGAGCCGCTGGAACACCAACCTGGAAGCTTGAAGCTCCGGCTCTGCCTGAGGGACACTGAGACCTGGTTGTAAAGAGGCTCCTCCCCTTTCTGCAGGTTTGACCTCACGCTGCATCTCAAGATGAAAGTATTCACTCTTCTCTCTCGTTAAATGTTACTTCGATGCAGTACTGTAACAGCTTTGAGCCCTCTGGGCAGGACGATTCTGGAAATCTCCCGCAGTGTGTCAGAGGGACTGGAGTCCGTCAACACGGGCCTCAAACCCACAGCCTGTCAAAGTGTAAATTATGAAGGATCGTTAAAGTGACTTTCTCTCCAGATTGTGGCCACGTTTCTTGAAGGATGCGTTCTGACGGGGCAGGTTTGGTTTATCGACACATAGCATCTCTCCGTCGGTGCTTCACTTCTTCAAGGCtcaacatttcaagtaaaaacgcgtctttttttttttgtttccgtTTGACGTCCGAAATCAAAGACTGTGCAGGAGTTGGTCCACCGATCCACCTCATTCTGAGGCTGCTTCGGCTCCTTGATGCATTTCAGAAGCTGTCAGACTCCCCAGCTGGTATAAATGACTCCAcatcctcctgcagcttctctctggAAGGTTTAAAGATTGAACAATACCGTGCAGACAGTTTCAGGCTGAAGTGACAAAATGACATTCAACCATTACGTATGACTGTGTGTGATTGATCCTCTCAAAAATAATCTATTATATAGAGATTGTAATTTTTAGGATTCCTAAATCATCTTTCTCCCCAAAGCACATGAAGATTATTAATTAGCCGGAGAGCAAATCTGGATGAAATGCCATTTCTGAAACCTTTGCACGGTACTGTCCAGCATCCTGtacctgccttttttttttcttttttacagtgtaagaAACGATCACCATCTTGTATTAATCCATCcagtttctcctgtttccagaGTTCATCTCATCAGTCCTTCAACGTTCAGTTCGTTCATATattagttttttctttcaaaatgaaggTAATGCATagttaaaatatttatttatccagattttctgtaatttattgGTTGTTTTGTCTCATTAAAAAGCTTGAAAGCCGCTGCTTTGGTTTTCATTGGAGATGAATTTGCGTCTCATCATGACTTGGCTTTCTTTGTCACGTGTGGAAAAGAACAACTAAACCCGTTATGAAGCTTTGCTGTTTGGAAACAGTTCAAAGACATGTCGAGCTCTCGAAAccataaaaatgtaaacagcGCTCATGACGACTTGTTTTACGTATTGTActgggagattttttttaagtacctGTTGTAAAATGCCTGTGTGAGACTTTCACTGGGTGTTGCTGTGAAAACAATGAGTCACACTCTGGCATGGCGTTATCAAAGCCATCAGCGAAAAGAGATCACCCACTCCACGCCTGATGTTTCCAGCAAGTGTTTTTCACACCACTTGGAAAccgattaaaaaaataaataaaaaatctgcCACTGCTTTGAGGAAATGAGATCAATCAGATGACAGCTCGACGATCATCAGTCCTGCTGAAGACTGTCCaagttcaaactttttttttctattgccTCTATTCTGGACAGTTTggcttttaatgtgtttgaagaTAGGGACCAAACCTGTGCAGTACGGTTAAAAAGTCACTCCTTTAATTTACAAAGTTAACGCGGGGCGGCCTGTACAGTTGGCAGAGCTGTAAACACTCCTCCAGGGACTGTCCTGCTTCTCTCCACCTTCACAGTGTCCATTTCATCCCCACCTCCCATTTTATTTAGTCACGCATGCAACAAGGAGCAGTGGaggtgttgatttttttttttttttttttaaacgcttGTAGTCGGTGACGCTACAAACCGTGAAATCCAGTGCGATGATGTCGGGTGTTAGAAGACAAACGGTTATGACTGAAGACAAGAGGGTTCCAGTTTTCGGCGCAGAGTCCGTTCTGGCGGCGCCGGAGACGACGTGGAGTCCCGGCGTGCCGCTCGCGCTCCGGCTGGAGCGATCCGACCTCCCGAGGCCTCGACCTGAGACGAGCTGCTGTCTCCTGCGAACAGAGACACGGCTGGTTAATAAGAGACTCCCGATACCGACGCTCCTGCTGGCAGAGATCGGCCTCGCCACTAGAGGGCGGCCATGCGCCTGACGAGTGAGAACCGTGACACCGTCTGACCCCGAGTCTGTCCTCCTCCTAACAATAGTCGATCCTGATAAAACCTTTTCTGCTACCGGGGATCTGGCAGAG
This genomic window contains:
- the LOC115393506 gene encoding cytohesin-1-like isoform X1, yielding MGTVSELCASSFQAFLCPTVRPGAPAASTVPDDLSPEERQELESIRRRKQELLLDIQRLKDEIAEVTSEIESLGLTEERKSMQRNKQMAMGRKKFNMDPTKGIRFLIDSSLLKNTSDDIAQFLYKGEGLNKTAIGDYLGERDDFNIEVLHAFLELHEFTDLNLVQALRQFLWSFRLPGEAQKIDRMMEAFAQRYCHCNPGVFQSTDTCYVLSFAVIMLNTSLHNPNVKDKPSVQRFTAMNRGINDGGDLPEDLLRNLYDSIKNEPFKIPEDDGNDLTHTFFNPDREGWLLKLGGGRVKTWKRRWFILTDNCLYYFEYTTDKEPRGIIPLENLSIREVEDSKKPNCFELFIPNHKDQVIKACKTEADGRVVEGNHTFYRISAPTAEEKDEWINSIKAAISKDPFYEMLAARKKKVSSMKGL
- the LOC115393506 gene encoding cytohesin-1-like isoform X2; this encodes MVLKSEDGVVPDDLSPEERQELESIRRRKQELLLDIQRLKDEIAEVTSEIESLGLTEERKSMQRNKQMAMGRKKFNMDPTKGIRFLIDSSLLKNTSDDIAQFLYKGEGLNKTAIGDYLGERDDFNIEVLHAFLELHEFTDLNLVQALRQFLWSFRLPGEAQKIDRMMEAFAQRYCHCNPGVFQSTDTCYVLSFAVIMLNTSLHNPNVKDKPSVQRFTAMNRGINDGGDLPEDLLRNLYDSIKNEPFKIPEDDGNDLTHTFFNPDREGWLLKLGGGRVKTWKRRWFILTDNCLYYFEYTTDKEPRGIIPLENLSIREVEDSKKPNCFELFIPNHKDQVIKACKTEADGRVVEGNHTFYRISAPTAEEKDEWINSIKAAISKDPFYEMLAARKKKVSSMKGL
- the LOC115393506 gene encoding cytohesin-1-like isoform X3; protein product: MQRNKQMAMGRKKFNMDPTKGIRFLIDSSLLKNTSDDIAQFLYKGEGLNKTAIGDYLGERDDFNIEVLHAFLELHEFTDLNLVQALRQFLWSFRLPGEAQKIDRMMEAFAQRYCHCNPGVFQSTDTCYVLSFAVIMLNTSLHNPNVKDKPSVQRFTAMNRGINDGGDLPEDLLRNLYDSIKNEPFKIPEDDGNDLTHTFFNPDREGWLLKLGGGRVKTWKRRWFILTDNCLYYFEYTTDKEPRGIIPLENLSIREVEDSKKPNCFELFIPNHKDQVIKACKTEADGRVVEGNHTFYRISAPTAEEKDEWINSIKAAISKDPFYEMLAARKKKVSSMKGL